One region of Syntrophobacter fumaroxidans MPOB genomic DNA includes:
- a CDS encoding DUF402 domain-containing protein has protein sequence MTIRAKIRSIYSTALTKLLLDSGHRVVEPSVKIRERFSIEPCDETHDVLLMDRDDFQGLDIFGEAESICRLLDCIRKHLLDAVLVELDQDDSDDGLMSARMELPGASKEALDQLRYAVTPTLLRHHRLRIVDSTALERAEGTLSLHPEKKGELEKDLFLQAILAPLEKAGVVRVEHVRPSGKSMRPREGVLVNATPESILFRRSFSKGGTYDGLDVPIQAGDYGLTTIREGAWFVKHAYYTKDDKLIGEYYNVNTPVELYPYGARYLDLEVDVVKKAGRRPRLLDREKLALLSRRGAIGSALESKAMAVAGELMQTLAG, from the coding sequence ATGACCATCAGAGCGAAGATTCGGAGCATCTACAGTACCGCCTTGACCAAGCTTCTCCTCGATTCGGGACACCGCGTGGTCGAGCCGTCCGTCAAAATCCGCGAGCGCTTTTCCATCGAACCCTGCGACGAAACCCACGATGTCCTGCTCATGGATCGAGACGATTTCCAGGGACTGGACATTTTCGGCGAAGCGGAGTCCATCTGCCGCTTGCTGGACTGCATCCGAAAGCATCTGCTCGATGCGGTGCTGGTCGAACTGGACCAGGACGATTCCGACGACGGCCTGATGAGCGCCCGGATGGAGCTGCCGGGCGCTTCCAAGGAAGCGCTCGACCAACTCCGCTATGCGGTAACGCCCACCCTGCTGCGGCATCATCGACTGCGGATCGTGGACAGCACCGCGCTCGAGCGCGCCGAAGGGACCCTCTCCCTGCATCCCGAGAAGAAAGGCGAGCTGGAGAAGGACCTTTTCCTGCAGGCAATCCTCGCGCCCCTGGAAAAGGCCGGGGTGGTGAGGGTCGAACACGTGAGGCCCTCTGGAAAATCCATGCGGCCGCGCGAGGGGGTGCTGGTCAACGCGACCCCGGAGTCCATCCTCTTCAGGCGCTCCTTTTCAAAGGGAGGCACCTACGACGGCCTCGATGTGCCCATCCAGGCCGGAGACTACGGACTGACCACCATCAGGGAAGGTGCCTGGTTCGTCAAACATGCTTATTACACCAAAGATGACAAGCTCATCGGAGAGTATTATAACGTCAACACCCCGGTAGAGCTCTACCCCTACGGTGCCCGGTACCTGGACCTCGAGGTCGATGTCGTGAAGAAGGCGGGGCGAAGACCCAGGTTGCTGGATCGTGAGAAACTGGCGTTGCTGTCCCGGCGGGGGGCCATCGGCAGCGCTCTCGAATCGAAGGCCATGGCGGTGGCGGGGGAGCTCATGCAGACGCTGGCGGGGTGA
- the lpxK gene encoding tetraacyldisaccharide 4'-kinase: MQTSIILGTGRFQAIRRLSARVRRLWYSAPETLRGGPLLSAIKLTSMTYRAGFEMDRRRSRFRRRRLPAYVVSVGNLAVGGTGKTPLTLWLARYFKNGGRRVAVLSRGYGRSGSAPGRVPSSGELSVLALEYGDEPAMLALELGDTPVYVGKHRWESGILAIESSRADLVILDDGFQHHALERDLDLVLLDASNPFGNGFTLPLGPLREPKAHLARAHAIVLTRAVEPESVARTRAQLDKAFPDKPVFAAQHILRGFHAGLGGAVVPLRSMVARPAVAFAGIADPKSFFSLLEALEIDLRMAFAFPDHHRPTARDTAALFDAVRACSADLLITTQKDAVRLPGFLRRVVCVPDLEIDFGEDETRFRRFLDRETRGRQAMPE; this comes from the coding sequence ATGCAGACGTCAATCATCCTCGGCACGGGGCGTTTTCAGGCCATCAGACGGCTTTCGGCCCGCGTGCGGCGACTGTGGTACTCGGCCCCCGAGACCCTTCGCGGAGGTCCCCTGCTTTCCGCCATCAAGCTGACTTCCATGACTTACCGGGCAGGCTTCGAGATGGACCGGCGGCGATCCCGTTTCCGCCGACGCCGCCTGCCCGCATACGTCGTCAGCGTGGGGAACCTGGCCGTGGGAGGAACCGGCAAGACGCCCCTTACCCTGTGGCTCGCCCGATATTTCAAGAACGGGGGCCGTAGAGTCGCGGTGCTCAGCAGAGGATACGGGAGAAGCGGGAGCGCCCCGGGCCGCGTGCCTTCCTCGGGCGAGTTGTCCGTCCTGGCGCTCGAGTACGGCGACGAACCGGCCATGCTGGCACTCGAACTGGGAGACACGCCGGTATATGTCGGAAAGCACCGATGGGAATCCGGAATCCTTGCGATCGAATCTTCCCGGGCGGATCTCGTCATTCTTGACGACGGCTTTCAACATCATGCGCTCGAACGGGATCTCGATCTCGTCCTGCTGGATGCGTCAAATCCCTTCGGAAACGGTTTCACGCTGCCCCTGGGACCATTGCGCGAACCCAAGGCACACTTGGCGCGTGCGCACGCCATCGTCCTGACTCGAGCCGTCGAACCGGAGTCTGTCGCGCGCACTCGCGCGCAACTCGACAAAGCCTTTCCCGACAAGCCGGTATTTGCGGCACAGCACATACTGAGGGGGTTCCACGCGGGTCTGGGGGGAGCCGTCGTTCCCTTGAGGAGCATGGTCGCACGGCCTGCCGTGGCTTTTGCGGGGATCGCCGACCCCAAGTCCTTCTTTTCTCTGCTCGAAGCGCTGGAGATCGACCTGCGCATGGCGTTCGCCTTTCCGGACCATCACCGGCCGACGGCCCGCGATACCGCCGCCCTGTTCGACGCAGTCCGTGCCTGTTCGGCTGACTTGCTCATCACCACTCAAAAGGACGCCGTTCGGCTTCCCGGATTTCTGCGGCGCGTGGTGTGCGTGCCCGACCTGGAAATCGACTTTGGAGAGGACGAGACGCGCTTCCGCCGGTTCCTGGATCGGGAGACCCGTGGACGGCAAGCGATGCCCGAATGA
- a CDS encoding TIGR02757 family protein, with the protein MSRQYIVRGSLHLGRLSESKPGKAAFDELYDRFNRREYVHPDPVEFLHEYDDPRDREVVGIVASALAYGRVRQILGSVAEALRRMGASPADFVRSSSPGLIRNVFEGFKHRFTTGHEVASMLIGVKRMLERHGSLEDCFASFRKNADETVLPALCAFVGELDGSPGSRSMFLPSPARGSACKRFNLFLRWMIRRDEVDPGIWTAVPASQLVVPVDTHMHRIGRALGFTVRNGADLRTALEITDAFRTICPSDPVRYDFALTRIGILNENS; encoded by the coding sequence ATGAGTCGGCAATACATCGTTCGCGGTTCCCTGCATTTGGGCCGCCTGTCGGAGTCGAAACCCGGGAAGGCCGCATTTGACGAACTGTACGATCGTTTCAACCGGCGGGAGTACGTCCATCCCGACCCGGTGGAATTTCTTCATGAGTATGACGATCCGCGGGACCGGGAAGTGGTGGGAATCGTTGCGTCCGCGCTCGCTTATGGCCGGGTGAGGCAGATACTCGGGAGCGTTGCCGAGGCGCTTCGGAGGATGGGGGCCTCTCCCGCGGATTTCGTGCGATCGAGTTCCCCGGGGTTAATCAGGAACGTTTTTGAGGGCTTCAAACACCGTTTCACCACCGGGCATGAAGTCGCCTCGATGCTGATCGGGGTGAAAAGGATGCTGGAACGTCACGGTTCCCTGGAGGACTGTTTTGCCTCTTTTCGCAAGAATGCCGATGAGACGGTCCTTCCGGCCCTGTGTGCTTTCGTCGGCGAACTGGACGGTTCCCCCGGGTCGCGGAGCATGTTCCTGCCTTCTCCCGCAAGAGGGAGCGCCTGCAAGCGTTTCAACCTGTTCTTGCGCTGGATGATCCGCCGCGACGAGGTGGATCCGGGAATATGGACTGCCGTACCCGCTTCCCAACTGGTGGTTCCCGTGGACACTCACATGCACCGCATCGGACGCGCACTTGGCTTCACCGTGCGAAACGGCGCGGATCTCAGGACCGCTCTCGAAATAACGGACGCTTTCAGAACCATCTGCCCGAGCGATCCGGTACGATACGATTTCGCATTGACACGGATCGGGATTCTCAACGAGAACTCCTGA
- a CDS encoding glutaredoxin family protein codes for MADCDVMLYALSTCIHCKNTKEYLDGCGVKYDCVEVDKLEGDERKNIIEEIKKVNPSCSFPTIIIGDKIIVGSGRKKSRRL; via the coding sequence ATGGCGGATTGTGATGTCATGCTCTACGCGCTCAGCACCTGCATTCACTGCAAAAACACCAAGGAATACCTGGACGGTTGCGGGGTCAAATACGACTGTGTCGAAGTGGACAAGCTTGAAGGCGATGAAAGGAAGAACATCATCGAGGAAATCAAGAAGGTGAATCCCAGTTGTTCCTTTCCCACGATCATCATCGGGGACAAGATCATCGTCGGTTCAGGAAGGAAGAAATCAAGGAGGCTCTGA
- a CDS encoding ferredoxin-thioredoxin reductase catalytic domain-containing protein, with protein sequence MDKEQLYEMLERAQEAKGYYFNKDRKKVLELLESLLINRERYGYMACPCRLASEDRERDRDIICPCVYREPDVAEFGSCYCNLYVSREWNEGKIPETYVPERRPVEKMLF encoded by the coding sequence ATGGATAAGGAACAGCTCTACGAGATGTTGGAACGGGCCCAGGAAGCCAAGGGGTACTACTTCAACAAAGATCGGAAAAAGGTCCTGGAACTTCTCGAAAGCCTCTTGATCAACCGGGAACGGTACGGGTACATGGCCTGTCCGTGCCGCCTGGCATCCGAGGACCGCGAGAGGGACAGGGACATCATCTGCCCGTGTGTTTATCGGGAGCCGGACGTCGCGGAATTCGGGAGCTGCTACTGCAATCTCTACGTATCCCGGGAATGGAACGAAGGGAAAATTCCCGAAACATACGTCCCGGAGCGTCGTCCCGTGGAGAAGATGCTCTTTTAG
- a CDS encoding MucR family transcriptional regulator, translating to MDKKLLELAVEIVQAQVSIGKMTGEEIESVLVRVYNALHRMRRAEEEGRPVAMEEIGYGAADEHEPPGKGDPRDSIQEDQVICMECGSQFRQLTANHLRTHQLTPREYKRKWGFPLKQPLAARVLTKLRSRSAKKRGLPQKLQQYLEDQRRRKGLATPEMHETTKRRPGKSVKTGSA from the coding sequence ATGGACAAGAAATTGCTGGAACTTGCGGTGGAAATAGTCCAGGCACAAGTTTCCATCGGCAAGATGACAGGGGAGGAGATCGAATCGGTTCTGGTCAGGGTATACAATGCGCTGCACCGGATGAGGCGCGCCGAGGAGGAAGGGCGTCCGGTGGCCATGGAGGAAATCGGGTACGGAGCCGCCGACGAACACGAACCACCGGGAAAGGGCGATCCGCGCGACTCGATCCAGGAAGACCAGGTCATCTGCATGGAATGCGGCTCTCAGTTCCGGCAACTCACCGCCAACCACCTGCGCACGCATCAACTGACGCCCCGCGAATACAAACGCAAGTGGGGGTTCCCGCTCAAGCAGCCGCTGGCTGCCCGTGTACTGACGAAGTTGCGCAGCCGTTCCGCAAAGAAGCGGGGTCTGCCCCAGAAATTGCAGCAGTACCTGGAAGACCAGCGGCGCAGAAAAGGCCTCGCCACCCCCGAAATGCACGAAACAACCAAGCGCAGGCCGGGAAAGTCGGTGAAAACCGGCAGTGCGTAG
- a CDS encoding universal stress protein — MVDIGKILVLVDFSRNSAEAVRYGLTLAHSLGARLCFLHTVNQRIMDALQELSSKGYKGDFLQALRKLMEDRENDLREFVSKEELAGVEAEFLIRKGEPVEEVVSAAGEYSIDLIVVGSQGHAASANGSVGTVAQDVINRARCPVLVVRPIEHDFIEEP; from the coding sequence ATGGTCGATATCGGGAAAATACTCGTTCTTGTCGATTTCTCCAGGAATTCAGCCGAAGCGGTCCGGTACGGTCTGACCCTCGCCCACAGTCTCGGGGCCCGGCTGTGCTTTCTGCACACGGTCAATCAGCGCATTATGGATGCCCTGCAGGAATTGAGCAGCAAGGGCTACAAGGGTGACTTCCTGCAGGCTCTCAGGAAATTGATGGAGGATCGGGAAAACGACCTCCGGGAGTTCGTGTCGAAAGAAGAGTTGGCGGGAGTCGAGGCGGAATTCCTGATTCGCAAGGGCGAACCGGTGGAGGAGGTCGTCAGTGCGGCCGGGGAGTATTCGATCGATCTCATCGTTGTGGGGAGCCAGGGGCACGCCGCGTCGGCAAACGGCTCAGTCGGCACCGTCGCGCAGGACGTGATCAATCGGGCCCGGTGCCCGGTTCTGGTGGTGCGGCCCATTGAACACGATTTCATCGAGGAACCCTGA
- a CDS encoding endonuclease III domain-containing protein, with protein sequence MMTDRNGLIRLIFDRLHGFFGPQNWWPADTPFEVIVGAILTQNTSWKNVARAVANLRDHGLLSFEALCAVPEPLLAELIRSSGYYNQKARKLKAFCRHVCETGHAGLDGFLAQDTDTLRSELLRIRGVGPETADSIVLYAAHKPSFVVDTYTHRVFSRHGWVQESPSYDELRGFFMDCLEPDVGLFQELHALLVRTGHLFCRKTPRCGGCPLEGLRAGTAAG encoded by the coding sequence ATGATGACCGACCGAAACGGGCTCATCCGGTTGATTTTCGATCGCCTCCACGGTTTCTTCGGCCCCCAGAACTGGTGGCCGGCGGACACCCCCTTCGAGGTCATCGTGGGTGCGATCCTCACTCAGAACACCTCATGGAAGAACGTGGCGCGTGCCGTCGCAAACCTGCGGGATCATGGGCTCTTGTCTTTCGAGGCTTTGTGCGCAGTCCCGGAACCGCTTCTCGCCGAATTGATCCGCTCTTCCGGTTACTACAACCAGAAAGCCCGCAAATTGAAGGCCTTCTGCCGGCACGTTTGCGAAACAGGGCACGCGGGCCTCGACGGATTTCTCGCCCAGGATACCGACACGCTGCGTTCCGAGTTGCTTCGCATCCGCGGCGTGGGTCCCGAAACCGCCGACAGCATCGTGCTCTACGCCGCCCATAAGCCTTCTTTCGTGGTCGACACGTACACCCACCGGGTATTCTCCCGTCACGGATGGGTGCAGGAGTCCCCGAGCTACGACGAGCTCAGGGGGTTTTTCATGGATTGCCTCGAACCGGATGTCGGTCTCTTCCAGGAGCTCCATGCCCTGCTGGTGCGGACCGGACACCTGTTCTGCCGGAAAACCCCGCGTTGCGGCGGTTGCCCGCTCGAGGGTCTCCGTGCGGGAACGGCGGCCGGATGA
- the amrS gene encoding AmmeMemoRadiSam system radical SAM enzyme: MKEAMFYRKLDGNETACFLCPHHCRILPGKRGKCAVRENRDGKLYSLVYGKLIALHIDPIEKKPLFHFCPGTTSFSIATAGCNLQCRFCQNADISQAPRDHRTIFGEDIQAAVVVERARQHGCATISYTYTEPTVFMEYALDTARRARAAGLGNVFVSNGFMTEEAFEAVAPFLDAANVDLKAFNDAFYREQCGARLDPVLKTLERMKKRGIWLEVTTLLIPGLNDGDEELKSLAGFLVELGPETPWHVSRFHPDYLMTHVPPTPVETLRRARRIGIEAGLWYVYTGNIPGDEGEHTFCRNCGLKLIDRFGFTIGRKQLSQGACVNCGTLLHGVGIR, from the coding sequence ATGAAGGAGGCGATGTTCTACCGAAAGCTCGATGGGAACGAGACCGCTTGCTTTCTTTGTCCCCACCATTGCCGCATCCTTCCTGGAAAGCGCGGCAAGTGCGCAGTCCGTGAAAATCGGGACGGCAAGCTGTACAGCCTGGTTTACGGAAAGCTCATCGCGCTGCACATCGATCCCATCGAGAAGAAACCGCTGTTCCACTTCTGCCCGGGCACCACCAGTTTTTCCATTGCCACGGCGGGCTGCAACCTGCAATGTCGGTTCTGCCAGAACGCGGACATCTCCCAGGCGCCCCGGGATCATCGGACCATCTTCGGCGAAGACATACAGGCGGCGGTCGTTGTCGAGCGCGCCCGGCAGCATGGGTGCGCAACGATTTCCTATACCTATACCGAGCCGACCGTTTTCATGGAGTACGCCTTGGATACGGCCCGGCGCGCCCGCGCGGCGGGCCTCGGCAACGTGTTCGTGAGCAACGGCTTCATGACCGAGGAAGCGTTCGAGGCCGTCGCGCCCTTTCTGGACGCTGCGAACGTGGACCTCAAGGCCTTCAACGACGCGTTTTACCGGGAACAGTGCGGAGCCCGGCTCGATCCGGTCCTCAAGACCCTCGAACGGATGAAAAAGCGCGGGATCTGGCTGGAAGTCACCACCCTGTTGATTCCGGGCCTCAATGACGGCGACGAGGAATTGAAGTCGCTGGCGGGCTTCCTGGTCGAGCTGGGTCCCGAGACCCCCTGGCATGTCAGCCGGTTCCACCCCGACTACCTGATGACCCATGTCCCCCCGACTCCCGTCGAGACGCTTCGGCGGGCCCGCCGCATCGGGATCGAGGCCGGGCTGTGGTACGTCTATACGGGCAATATTCCCGGTGATGAGGGTGAGCACACTTTCTGTCGGAACTGCGGCCTCAAGCTTATCGACCGCTTCGGCTTCACCATCGGGCGCAAGCAGCTTTCGCAGGGTGCGTGCGTCAACTGCGGGACGCTCCTGCACGGCGTTGGAATCAGATGA
- a CDS encoding class I SAM-dependent methyltransferase, translated as MGYVFRPEDALMVEELSQTPAGRLALLIEQELLLRLWRPLTPQRVLEVGCGTGLFLERLVREGHIVTGIDASPAMLEIARRRLAPRVALRQGFAEDLPFDDNEFDTVALIGTLEYVNDPVAALREAFRVARQHVLLGAANRYSLETFKLCAQRLWKRSFYDHARFYSVYRLRHLVERALAGSVPVRWGTCLSFPLGLLKYVRFLERSRLLQWHPLGHFIGMRVDMVYPMQTIQTPLFAEVTSRMDRSRARASCWRSLAGDKGFCRFAPGLDGTGAFHPPSTAGRMRISRPPISDR; from the coding sequence GTGGGATACGTGTTTCGCCCCGAAGATGCCCTGATGGTCGAGGAGTTGTCCCAGACTCCCGCGGGACGTCTTGCACTTCTCATCGAGCAGGAACTCCTGCTGAGACTGTGGCGCCCCCTGACTCCGCAGAGGGTCCTGGAAGTCGGATGCGGAACCGGGCTCTTCCTCGAGCGGCTTGTCCGGGAGGGGCACATTGTGACGGGCATCGATGCGTCGCCGGCGATGCTGGAAATCGCGCGCCGCAGGCTGGCTCCCCGGGTTGCGTTGCGCCAGGGATTCGCGGAGGATTTGCCTTTCGACGATAACGAATTCGACACTGTGGCGCTCATCGGCACACTCGAATACGTCAATGACCCGGTGGCGGCGCTCAGGGAAGCCTTCCGAGTTGCCCGGCAGCATGTGCTGCTGGGCGCCGCCAACCGATATTCGCTCGAGACTTTCAAGCTCTGTGCGCAAAGGCTCTGGAAACGTTCTTTCTACGATCATGCGAGGTTCTACAGCGTGTACCGTCTGCGGCATCTTGTGGAACGGGCGCTGGCAGGTTCGGTCCCCGTGCGGTGGGGAACCTGCCTCTCCTTTCCCCTGGGCCTCCTGAAATACGTGCGCTTCCTGGAACGGTCGCGCCTCCTGCAGTGGCATCCCCTGGGACATTTCATCGGCATGCGGGTCGACATGGTTTATCCCATGCAAACGATCCAGACCCCGCTGTTTGCAGAGGTGACCTCGAGGATGGACCGGAGCAGGGCCAGAGCCTCATGTTGGCGTTCCCTGGCCGGGGACAAAGGATTTTGCCGCTTTGCCCCGGGCCTCGACGGAACAGGGGCGTTCCATCCACCTTCAACGGCGGGGCGAATGAGAATAAGCCGGCCCCCCATATCCGATCGGTAG
- the ilvD gene encoding dihydroxy-acid dehydratase has protein sequence MRSDLMKKGVEKAPHRSLFKAMGYTQTELDRPLIGVANSANEIIPGHIHLDKVAEAVKAGIRLAGGTPIEFSTIGVCDGIAMNHAGMRYSLASRELIADSVEIMSMAHPFDGLVAVPNCDKIIPGMLMAMLRLDIPAILISGGPMLAGRAGHKQVDLVSVFEAVGSFKAGTITMEELEQLEDYACPGCGSCAGMFTANSMNCLSEALGLALPGNGTIPAVTGARMRLAKLAGMRIVELIKADIRPRQIATQKAFENAITVDMALGCSTNTVLHVPAIAREAGIDLDLGLFNTLSSRTPHLCSLRPGGPHFLENLDQAGGVQAVMKELLARDLIHRDAMTVTGLTVGKNLESSKNTDPTVIRPISDPYHNEGGIAILYGNLAPEGAVVKQSAVAPEMLQRTCRARVFESETDAAGGILDGKIKPGDVVVIRYEGPKGGPGMQEMLTPTAAIIGMGLGKDVALITDGRFSGGTQGAAIGHVSPEAAVGGPIALIEEGDEILVDILNKRLELMVDDATLKARRDKWKAPAPRMTQGYLARYAHMVTSGSTGAVLRTEQDK, from the coding sequence ATGCGAAGTGATCTAATGAAGAAGGGCGTTGAGAAAGCACCGCACAGATCGCTGTTCAAGGCGATGGGATACACTCAAACCGAGCTTGATCGGCCCCTGATCGGAGTCGCGAACTCCGCCAACGAGATCATTCCCGGCCACATTCATCTGGACAAGGTTGCAGAAGCCGTGAAGGCGGGGATCCGTCTCGCCGGCGGGACACCCATCGAGTTCAGCACCATCGGGGTGTGCGACGGCATCGCGATGAATCATGCGGGGATGAGGTATTCACTGGCAAGCCGCGAGTTGATCGCCGACTCCGTAGAGATCATGTCCATGGCTCATCCTTTCGATGGTCTGGTAGCCGTTCCGAATTGTGATAAAATCATCCCCGGAATGCTGATGGCGATGCTGCGCCTGGACATACCGGCGATTCTGATCAGCGGGGGTCCCATGCTGGCCGGGCGTGCGGGGCACAAACAGGTCGACCTGGTCTCGGTATTCGAAGCCGTCGGTTCCTTCAAGGCCGGTACCATCACCATGGAAGAGCTGGAACAACTGGAGGATTACGCCTGCCCGGGATGCGGTTCCTGCGCGGGAATGTTTACGGCGAATTCCATGAACTGCCTGTCCGAGGCCCTCGGCCTGGCGCTTCCCGGCAACGGGACCATTCCGGCGGTCACCGGTGCGAGAATGCGCCTTGCCAAGCTTGCGGGCATGCGTATTGTGGAACTCATCAAGGCCGATATCCGACCCAGGCAGATCGCGACTCAGAAAGCGTTCGAAAACGCCATAACGGTGGACATGGCTCTGGGATGCTCGACCAACACGGTGCTTCACGTTCCGGCCATCGCCCGCGAAGCCGGGATCGACCTGGACCTGGGGCTTTTCAATACGCTCAGTTCCCGCACCCCTCACCTGTGCAGTCTGCGGCCGGGGGGCCCTCATTTCCTCGAAAACCTGGATCAGGCAGGCGGCGTGCAGGCGGTGATGAAGGAACTTCTGGCGCGCGACCTCATCCACAGGGATGCCATGACGGTCACCGGCCTGACGGTCGGCAAGAACCTGGAGAGCAGCAAGAACACCGATCCGACCGTCATAAGGCCGATCAGCGATCCGTATCACAATGAAGGCGGAATTGCGATTCTCTACGGCAATCTGGCACCGGAGGGCGCAGTGGTGAAGCAGTCCGCCGTCGCGCCGGAAATGCTTCAAAGAACCTGCCGGGCGCGGGTGTTCGAGAGCGAAACGGATGCGGCCGGCGGAATCCTGGATGGCAAGATCAAGCCGGGGGACGTGGTGGTGATCCGTTACGAAGGCCCCAAAGGCGGTCCCGGGATGCAGGAGATGCTCACACCCACCGCCGCGATCATCGGCATGGGACTGGGCAAGGATGTGGCCCTGATCACGGACGGTCGCTTCAGCGGAGGCACCCAGGGAGCCGCAATCGGTCATGTGTCTCCGGAGGCGGCGGTGGGAGGCCCCATTGCTCTGATCGAGGAAGGAGACGAAATCCTGGTCGATATTCTCAACAAGAGGCTGGAGCTGATGGTCGACGATGCGACGTTGAAGGCGCGTCGCGACAAATGGAAGGCCCCTGCGCCCAGGATGACTCAGGGCTACCTTGCCCGTTACGCGCACATGGTGACCTCCGGATCGACGGGAGCCGTCCTTCGCACGGAACAGGACAAATAG